One window of uncultured Erythrobacter sp. genomic DNA carries:
- a CDS encoding amidohydrolase, which yields MNFAGKSLALAALGALALGTAPLTADSHVEPDAIAIVDGEAERTARVAQELWDLAELGYLETRSSGLMQAELEAEGFTIEAGIAEIPTAFVAEWGEGGPVIAILAEMDALPGINQSTAATRDPVAGKGAGHACGHNLFGAGSLTAAIAVKEWLEATGTPGRIRFYGTPAEEGGSGKVYMTRAGMFDDVDVAIHWHADDENSAAARTSLANRSAKFRFTGVSAHAAGAPERGRSALDGVEAMNMMANMMHEHIPQDARMHYVITSGGNAPNVVPDFAEVFYYVRHPDPEGVEQIWARLEDAARGAALGTGTQVEWEIIHGNNPLLVNETLARAMQAKLEIVGGVDYSPAERAWAEELQASLGDAALPLESAAEIQPYNRSLGYGSTDVGDVSWATPTVGVRTATWVPGTSAHSWQAVAASGHSIGHKGAQVAAKAMALMAIELFTNPELRAQARAEFDAARGPDYVYRSLLGDRDPPLDYRR from the coding sequence ATGAATTTTGCCGGGAAGTCCCTCGCTCTTGCAGCCCTTGGTGCCCTCGCGCTGGGCACAGCACCGCTCACCGCAGACAGCCACGTCGAACCCGATGCGATCGCGATTGTCGATGGCGAGGCAGAACGGACCGCCAGAGTTGCTCAGGAATTGTGGGATCTGGCTGAACTTGGCTACCTCGAAACGCGCTCAAGCGGGTTGATGCAGGCCGAGCTGGAGGCCGAAGGTTTCACAATCGAAGCAGGCATTGCCGAGATCCCCACAGCCTTTGTCGCCGAATGGGGTGAGGGTGGTCCAGTTATCGCAATCCTTGCGGAAATGGACGCATTGCCCGGTATCAACCAGTCAACCGCTGCGACGCGCGATCCGGTTGCAGGGAAGGGCGCTGGCCACGCATGCGGGCACAACCTGTTCGGAGCCGGCTCGCTGACCGCCGCGATTGCGGTGAAGGAATGGCTTGAGGCGACCGGCACTCCCGGGCGCATCCGCTTTTACGGGACGCCCGCCGAGGAAGGCGGCTCGGGTAAAGTCTATATGACCCGCGCAGGCATGTTTGATGACGTCGATGTCGCGATCCACTGGCACGCCGATGACGAGAACAGCGCCGCGGCGCGCACCAGCCTTGCCAACCGTTCTGCCAAGTTCCGCTTTACCGGCGTGTCCGCCCATGCTGCCGGTGCGCCCGAGCGTGGGCGCAGCGCACTCGACGGGGTCGAGGCAATGAACATGATGGCGAATATGATGCATGAACATATCCCGCAGGATGCGCGGATGCATTATGTCATCACCAGCGGCGGCAATGCGCCCAATGTCGTCCCCGATTTCGCCGAAGTTTTCTACTATGTCCGTCATCCCGATCCAGAGGGTGTCGAGCAAATCTGGGCCCGGCTTGAAGATGCAGCGCGCGGCGCAGCGCTAGGAACAGGCACACAGGTCGAGTGGGAAATCATCCACGGCAATAACCCGCTTCTGGTGAATGAAACGCTGGCCCGCGCGATGCAGGCCAAGCTCGAGATTGTGGGAGGGGTCGATTATTCGCCAGCCGAACGCGCTTGGGCGGAGGAGTTGCAGGCCTCGCTGGGCGACGCTGCATTGCCATTAGAAAGCGCAGCGGAAATCCAGCCCTATAATCGAAGCCTTGGTTATGGCTCGACCGATGTCGGCGATGTGTCGTGGGCGACGCCAACCGTTGGCGTGCGCACCGCGACCTGGGTTCCCGGCACGAGCGCCCATAGCTGGCAGGCGGTCGCGGCGAGCGGCCATTCGATCGGCCACAAGGGCGCGCAAGTTGCGGCCAAGGCCATGGCGCTGATGGCAATCGAGCTGTTCACCAATCCTGAATTGCGCGCTCAGGCTCGGGCAGAGTTCGATGCCGCGCGCGGCCCGGATTACGTCTATCGTTCGCTGCTGGGCGACCGCGATCCGCCGCTCGATTACCGGCGGTAG
- a CDS encoding sterol desaturase family protein → MPEFSPTQYAVPFFVIAVLAEMLWSRFRRPEAYEPMDTLVSLCFGLGSTIAGALFGGFAVYFFIEAYEYRLFDFGAEWWAVWWAWPLCFVLDDLKYYWVHRAGHRIRWMWAAHVNHHSSQHYNLSTALRQTWTGSFTFGLLFALPLILLGFHPLMIAIVGGFNLIYQFWIHTEAIGRMPRWFEAVMNTPSHHRVHHATNPRYLDRNYAGVFIVWDKMFGTFEAERDDEQIRYGIIKQLGSFNLLWSVFHEWIGMLGDIWRAPWKHKLSYLLREPGWSHDGSRDTSDTIRARWLERNGQSGAPRNPVADRNPIESPEHSA, encoded by the coding sequence ATGCCTGAATTCTCCCCCACCCAATATGCCGTGCCGTTTTTCGTGATCGCGGTTCTGGCCGAGATGCTCTGGTCGCGATTTCGTCGGCCCGAAGCCTATGAACCGATGGACACGCTGGTGAGCCTTTGCTTCGGTCTCGGCTCGACCATTGCCGGGGCGTTGTTTGGCGGGTTCGCCGTTTATTTCTTCATTGAGGCATACGAATATCGGCTGTTCGATTTCGGCGCAGAATGGTGGGCGGTCTGGTGGGCGTGGCCGCTGTGCTTTGTGCTTGATGACCTCAAATATTACTGGGTCCACCGCGCGGGGCACCGCATCCGCTGGATGTGGGCGGCGCATGTAAACCACCATTCGAGCCAGCATTATAATCTTTCGACCGCGCTTAGGCAGACCTGGACCGGTTCGTTCACGTTCGGGCTGCTGTTCGCGCTGCCACTGATCCTGCTCGGCTTCCATCCGCTAATGATCGCGATAGTGGGCGGCTTCAATCTGATCTACCAATTCTGGATTCACACCGAAGCAATCGGCCGCATGCCGCGCTGGTTCGAGGCAGTGATGAACACGCCCAGCCACCACCGCGTCCACCACGCGACCAACCCGCGTTATCTCGACCGCAATTATGCCGGGGTCTTCATCGTCTGGGACAAGATGTTCGGCACATTCGAGGCGGAACGCGATGACGAGCAAATCCGCTATGGCATCATCAAGCAGCTGGGCAGTTTCAACCTGCTCTGGTCGGTCTTCCATGAGTGGATCGGAATGCTGGGTGACATCTGGCGTGCGCCATGGAAGCACAAGCTTTCCTACCTGCTGCGCGAACCCGGCTGGTCGCATGATGGCAGCCGCGACACTTCCGATACGATCCGTGCCCGCTGGCTTGAGCGGAACGGTCAGTCGGGTGCTCCGCGAAATCCGGTGGCTGATCGAAACCCGATTGAAAGCCCTGAACACTCCGCCTAG
- a CDS encoding GMC family oxidoreductase N-terminal domain-containing protein — MESFDYIVIGGGSGGSAVAGRLAVDGTRRVCLLEAGGRNNNVLIKTPGFMPFIRNSSNYKFDTVPQKGLNGRIGYQPRGKGLGGSSAINAMVYIRGNKWDYDNWAAMGCDGWAYDDVLPFFKKAESNERGASDYHGAGGPLFVSNQRSPNPTSHAFVEAANQLQLRTNEDFNDETQEGFGLYQVTQRDGERWSAARAYVEPIREQGNFAIRTGSLVERLVVEDGRVTGVMVREGRRSKMLYARRGVILSAGAFGSPQILMMSGIGPAAHLKENGIDVVLDKPTVGSNLQDHIDYVSGWHTTSDVPIGGTLKGTLKMAAAIVEHRRKRTGAMTTCYAEAGGFWTVSKDAPAPDVQWHFVPAVLEDHGRENVKGYGFSLHACVLRPESKGTVRLASKDAAAAPVIDPNFLDDDRDIAVLREGIRLSHRIADAPALQVYGPTDRHPIDLDDDAALDELIRNRADTVYHPVGTCRMGGDEEAVVDPKLKARGLEGLWIADASVMPKIVSGNTNAPSIMIGERCADFIIAAEG; from the coding sequence ATGGAAAGCTTCGATTACATCGTCATCGGCGGTGGCAGTGGCGGCAGCGCGGTTGCCGGACGTCTGGCCGTCGACGGGACGCGCCGGGTGTGCCTGCTCGAAGCGGGCGGGCGGAACAACAATGTCCTTATCAAGACGCCGGGTTTCATGCCTTTCATCCGCAATTCGTCGAACTACAAGTTCGATACTGTCCCGCAAAAAGGCCTGAATGGCCGGATCGGTTATCAACCGCGCGGCAAGGGGCTTGGCGGATCATCCGCAATCAACGCGATGGTCTATATTCGCGGGAACAAGTGGGACTACGACAACTGGGCCGCGATGGGCTGCGACGGTTGGGCCTATGACGATGTGCTGCCCTTCTTCAAAAAGGCCGAGTCGAACGAGCGCGGCGCAAGCGATTATCATGGCGCTGGCGGGCCATTGTTCGTTTCGAACCAGCGCTCCCCCAATCCCACCAGCCACGCTTTTGTCGAAGCCGCCAACCAACTACAGCTGAGGACCAATGAAGACTTCAACGACGAAACACAGGAAGGTTTTGGCCTCTATCAGGTGACCCAGCGCGACGGCGAGCGCTGGTCCGCCGCACGCGCTTATGTCGAACCGATCCGCGAGCAAGGCAATTTTGCGATCCGCACTGGCTCATTGGTTGAACGACTGGTGGTCGAAGATGGACGTGTGACCGGCGTGATGGTGCGCGAGGGTCGCCGCTCGAAGATGCTTTATGCGCGGCGCGGGGTGATCCTTTCGGCTGGTGCCTTCGGTTCTCCGCAAATCCTGATGATGTCGGGTATTGGCCCCGCCGCGCACCTGAAAGAAAACGGGATCGATGTGGTGCTCGACAAGCCAACGGTTGGCTCAAACTTGCAGGACCACATCGACTATGTTTCCGGCTGGCACACGACCAGTGACGTTCCGATCGGCGGAACGCTCAAGGGCACTCTCAAGATGGCGGCGGCTATTGTGGAGCACCGGCGCAAGCGCACCGGCGCTATGACCACATGCTACGCCGAAGCAGGCGGCTTCTGGACCGTCAGCAAAGATGCCCCTGCACCCGACGTGCAATGGCACTTTGTCCCCGCAGTGCTTGAAGATCACGGGCGGGAGAATGTGAAAGGCTACGGCTTCTCGCTCCATGCATGCGTCTTGCGGCCTGAGAGCAAGGGCACCGTCCGGCTTGCTTCGAAAGATGCAGCCGCCGCGCCGGTTATCGACCCCAATTTCCTCGACGATGATCGAGATATTGCGGTGCTGCGCGAAGGCATCCGGTTATCTCACAGAATCGCCGATGCGCCGGCGCTTCAGGTCTATGGCCCGACCGACCGGCACCCCATTGATCTTGATGACGATGCGGCGCTGGATGAGTTGATCCGCAACCGCGCTGACACGGTCTATCATCCGGTTGGCACTTGCCGGATGGGCGGAGACGAGGAGGCGGTTGTCGACCCGAAGCTCAAGGCACGCGGCCTCGAAGGTCTCTGGATCGCTGATGCGAGCGTGATGCCCAAGATCGTGTCTGGCAACACCAACGCGCCCAGTATTATGATCGGCGAGCGCTGCGCCGACTTCATCATCGCCGCCGAAGGTTAA
- a CDS encoding TonB-dependent receptor codes for MKSARYLRATLLAGCAMALGATPAFAQDAEEADEPEARGNVIVVTATKRESTIQDIPFSISALTAEDIQRSGAVTLEDLSRNVAGLSIQNLGPGQSQVSVRGVSAGQVVRDQPGVKEQVGVYLDESVISLSLFTPDLDLFDLNRVETLRGPQGTLFGSGSVGGTIRYITNQPEPGVLEGTVEANVNLVDGDDLGYHMKGAINIPVGDVAAFRAVGYYTQYGGFIDAQGPGGGENINSGERYGGRLAFRLDTGEGFSITPRLVYQKISADGFNRQEIFNLYANEFLTTPNQLGEREQYLQLRERFEDETLIADLVVEADLGPVTMTSVSSFTSRDILVSRDASALTGSVSVDLGYPDAAVLLPSNLRDTTDVESITQELRFASDYDGPLQWVFGGFYSETDRFYRQRLPTPGYAAATDATLGAGTSAAVANGFDNLDSPFNSDLPYNIEQIALFGEATLDITDALSFTAGGRYYDFEETRTITTGGLFANGDSGVIDETASDGFTPRFLLSYEVSPDITVNAQASRGFRLGGVNDPLNVPLCNAQDLALFGGFQDYNDETLWNYEVGIKTQGDGFTFNAAGFYNEISNLQVTLDAGSCSSRIVFNVPDAHSAGIEAELGLNPAPGLNFNLSGSWIEAEFDTTLPGALAGATGIREGNRLPSVPEFQLSASGSYEWPISDGADAFIAASFTHVGSRFTQPADQEGNPRTFVHGLPFGGAAATDSTTVDLLLDDYQLVNLSAGVDFEDGLSISIYANNVFDENALLSFDRERGGRARLGYRIGTPRTFGATVRKEF; via the coding sequence ATGAAATCAGCTCGCTATCTGCGCGCTACCCTACTCGCGGGTTGCGCTATGGCGCTCGGCGCGACCCCGGCTTTTGCGCAAGATGCCGAAGAGGCAGATGAACCCGAAGCGCGCGGCAATGTCATCGTGGTGACTGCGACCAAGCGCGAATCCACCATTCAGGACATCCCCTTTTCGATCAGCGCACTTACGGCTGAAGATATCCAGCGGTCAGGCGCAGTTACGCTTGAAGATCTCTCGCGCAACGTCGCGGGTCTTTCGATCCAGAACCTCGGCCCGGGTCAGAGCCAGGTTTCGGTGCGCGGTGTTTCTGCCGGTCAGGTCGTGCGCGACCAGCCCGGCGTCAAGGAGCAGGTCGGCGTCTATCTCGATGAATCGGTGATCTCGCTCTCGCTTTTCACTCCGGATCTCGACCTATTCGATCTCAACCGCGTTGAGACCTTGCGTGGTCCGCAGGGCACATTGTTCGGATCGGGGTCGGTCGGCGGCACGATCCGTTACATCACTAACCAGCCCGAACCTGGCGTTTTGGAAGGCACGGTTGAAGCCAATGTGAACCTCGTCGATGGCGATGATCTTGGCTATCACATGAAAGGCGCCATCAACATTCCCGTCGGCGATGTCGCTGCATTCCGCGCGGTCGGCTATTACACGCAATATGGCGGCTTCATTGACGCGCAAGGCCCAGGCGGCGGCGAGAATATCAATAGCGGCGAGCGCTATGGCGGTCGCCTTGCCTTCAGGCTCGATACGGGCGAGGGTTTCAGCATCACGCCGCGCCTTGTTTACCAGAAAATCAGCGCCGACGGCTTTAACCGGCAGGAGATCTTCAACCTCTACGCCAATGAATTCCTCACCACTCCAAACCAGCTGGGTGAACGTGAGCAATATCTGCAGCTGCGCGAACGGTTCGAAGACGAGACGCTGATCGCAGACCTGGTAGTCGAGGCCGATCTGGGCCCAGTCACAATGACATCGGTCAGCTCCTTCACAAGCAGGGACATTCTGGTCAGCCGTGATGCCAGCGCGCTCACCGGATCGGTGTCGGTCGATCTTGGCTATCCCGATGCAGCTGTGCTGTTGCCTTCGAACCTGCGCGATACGACTGACGTTGAATCGATCACGCAGGAACTGCGCTTTGCCTCAGATTATGACGGTCCGCTGCAGTGGGTGTTTGGCGGCTTCTATTCGGAAACCGATCGTTTTTATCGCCAGCGCCTGCCGACCCCCGGTTATGCGGCAGCGACAGATGCGACGCTTGGAGCCGGAACGTCGGCGGCAGTTGCCAATGGCTTTGACAATCTCGACTCGCCGTTCAATTCGGATCTGCCCTACAATATCGAACAGATCGCACTGTTCGGTGAGGCGACACTCGACATCACCGATGCGCTCAGCTTCACCGCTGGTGGCCGGTATTACGATTTCGAGGAAACCCGCACGATCACAACCGGCGGCCTGTTCGCCAATGGTGATTCCGGCGTGATCGACGAGACCGCTTCCGACGGCTTCACGCCGCGCTTCCTGCTTAGCTACGAAGTCAGCCCGGACATCACCGTCAACGCGCAGGCCTCTCGCGGTTTCCGCCTTGGCGGGGTCAATGATCCGCTCAACGTGCCTCTGTGTAACGCACAGGATCTGGCGCTGTTCGGCGGCTTTCAGGACTATAATGACGAAACCTTGTGGAACTACGAGGTCGGTATCAAGACGCAGGGCGATGGCTTCACTTTCAATGCTGCTGGTTTCTACAACGAGATCAGCAATCTGCAGGTGACGCTCGACGCCGGAAGCTGCTCTTCGCGGATCGTCTTCAACGTTCCTGACGCGCATTCGGCAGGGATTGAGGCAGAGCTGGGCCTGAACCCGGCACCGGGTCTCAATTTCAACCTGTCTGGCAGCTGGATCGAAGCCGAGTTTGACACGACTTTGCCAGGCGCGCTGGCTGGCGCAACGGGTATCCGCGAAGGCAATCGCCTTCCTTCGGTTCCCGAATTCCAGCTTTCGGCAAGTGGCAGCTATGAGTGGCCGATTTCGGATGGGGCTGACGCCTTTATCGCGGCGTCGTTCACACATGTCGGATCGCGCTTCACCCAGCCTGCCGACCAGGAGGGTAACCCGCGCACCTTCGTCCATGGGCTGCCATTTGGCGGAGCGGCGGCGACGGATTCAACCACCGTTGACCTGCTGCTCGACGATTACCAGCTGGTCAATCTGAGTGCGGGTGTGGACTTTGAGGACGGGTTGAGCATCTCAATCTATGCCAACAATGTGTTCGACGAGAACGCTTTGCTTTCGTTCGATCGCGAACGTGGCGGCCGCGCAAGGCTCGGCTACCGCATCGGCACTCCGCGCACATTTGGCGCGACGGTGCGCAAGGAATTCTGA
- a CDS encoding ammonium transporter, with translation MTRPFVKFALLSAGTLLLAQPALAAPAAVPNPGNNAWMMTATILVLLMILPGLALFYGGLTRSKNMLSTMTQIGATASLAMLIWVMWGFSLAFGSTSYEGWLGNFISGGSYFLAGMDASTTAATFTDEVISEYVFVSFQMTFAAITAALILGATAERMKFNAVMMFVPIWLTIVYFPIAHMVWAADGLLYKDGALDFAGGTVVHINAGVSGLVLAFLLGKRRGWPQEPMMPHSLTLTMVGTGLLWVGWFGFNAGSALEADGSAGLAMINTFVATAAGALTWMVIERVLGHKGSALGFCSGVIAGLVAVTPAAGNSGPFGAILLGIISSTVCYFFVAKVKMKFGYDDSLDAFGIHGVGGVIGAIGTAVVYQSFLGGPAGDGAAPVATQLWIQIKGVLITIAWAGIGTLIAAYAVKLTIGLRVDEETEVDGLDIGEHGERAYN, from the coding sequence ATGACACGACCCTTTGTTAAATTCGCTTTGCTTTCGGCTGGCACTTTGCTGCTGGCTCAACCTGCATTGGCGGCTCCGGCAGCTGTGCCAAACCCCGGCAACAATGCCTGGATGATGACAGCCACGATCCTCGTTCTGTTGATGATCCTTCCCGGTCTCGCGCTGTTCTATGGCGGCCTCACCCGTTCGAAGAACATGCTTTCGACCATGACCCAGATCGGCGCGACTGCTTCGCTCGCAATGCTTATCTGGGTCATGTGGGGCTTCAGCCTTGCTTTCGGGTCGACTAGCTATGAAGGCTGGCTTGGCAATTTCATCAGCGGGGGCAGTTACTTCCTTGCGGGAATGGACGCGAGCACCACTGCCGCGACCTTCACCGATGAAGTGATCAGCGAATATGTTTTCGTCAGTTTTCAGATGACCTTCGCTGCCATCACCGCTGCCCTGATCCTTGGTGCGACGGCAGAGCGGATGAAGTTTAACGCTGTAATGATGTTCGTGCCGATCTGGCTCACCATCGTCTATTTCCCGATCGCGCATATGGTCTGGGCGGCAGATGGCCTGCTGTACAAAGATGGCGCGCTCGATTTCGCTGGCGGGACCGTAGTTCACATCAATGCCGGTGTCTCCGGTCTGGTGCTCGCGTTCCTTCTCGGCAAGCGTCGTGGGTGGCCGCAAGAGCCGATGATGCCGCACAGCCTGACGCTGACTATGGTCGGCACCGGTCTGCTGTGGGTGGGTTGGTTCGGCTTCAATGCAGGCTCTGCCCTTGAGGCGGATGGGTCTGCGGGCCTTGCCATGATCAACACCTTCGTTGCGACCGCTGCAGGTGCGCTTACCTGGATGGTGATCGAGCGAGTGCTCGGCCACAAGGGGTCTGCGCTGGGATTCTGCTCCGGTGTGATTGCGGGCCTAGTCGCGGTCACTCCAGCTGCAGGAAATAGCGGGCCGTTCGGCGCGATCCTGCTCGGCATCATCTCGTCTACGGTGTGCTATTTCTTTGTCGCCAAGGTGAAGATGAAGTTTGGCTATGACGACTCTCTCGATGCGTTCGGCATCCATGGGGTGGGCGGGGTTATCGGCGCGATCGGAACTGCAGTGGTCTACCAGTCCTTCCTCGGCGGTCCGGCTGGCGACGGCGCTGCGCCAGTCGCGACCCAACTCTGGATCCAGATCAAGGGCGTGCTCATCACCATCGCTTGGGCCGGGATTGGCACTCTGATCGCGGCCTATGCCGTCAAGCTCACCATCGGCCTGCGCGTCGATGAGGAAACCGAAGTCGATGGTCTCGACATCGGCGAACACGGCGAACGCGCCTACAACTAA
- a CDS encoding P-II family nitrogen regulator, whose translation MKFIIAIIKPFKLDEVREALGALGIAGMTVSEVKGFGRQKGQTEIYRGAEYTTNMLPKVKLEIAASDEVAEQVVETIQQTACTEAIGDGKIFILDLASATRIRTGESGETAL comes from the coding sequence ATGAAATTTATCATCGCAATAATAAAGCCGTTCAAGCTCGATGAAGTCCGAGAGGCTTTGGGTGCGCTTGGTATTGCCGGAATGACTGTGTCCGAAGTCAAAGGATTTGGCCGCCAGAAAGGCCAAACCGAGATTTATCGTGGCGCGGAATACACCACCAATATGTTGCCAAAGGTGAAGCTCGAAATCGCTGCCAGTGACGAAGTCGCTGAGCAAGTGGTCGAGACGATCCAGCAAACTGCCTGCACCGAAGCCATCGGTGACGGCAAAATCTTCATTCTCGACCTCGCCTCGGCAACCCGCATTCGCACAGGCGAATCCGGCGAAACCGCGCTTTGA
- a CDS encoding pyridoxamine 5'-phosphate oxidase family protein has product MAEFFDALNGKHIAMIEKQPVFFVATSAPDARINLSPKGYDAFRVLGPKTVGYLDLGGSGNETHAHLAADGRITVMFCNFQQPALILRLYGRGRAVLPQDDEWEALAANFTLVTGTRQIFVIDLESVQTSCGWGVPFMSLEGERETLKKAHKASTPEEWMAKTASRTSSIDGLPTTPSTRYISGE; this is encoded by the coding sequence ATGGCTGAATTCTTCGATGCGCTGAATGGAAAGCATATCGCGATGATCGAGAAGCAGCCAGTCTTCTTCGTTGCGACATCGGCGCCTGATGCGCGGATCAATCTCAGCCCCAAGGGTTACGACGCATTTCGCGTGCTTGGTCCCAAGACGGTCGGCTATCTCGATCTGGGAGGGTCGGGGAACGAGACGCACGCGCATCTCGCCGCCGATGGCCGCATTACGGTGATGTTCTGCAACTTTCAGCAGCCTGCGCTCATCCTGCGCCTCTATGGGAGGGGCCGCGCAGTTCTGCCGCAGGACGATGAGTGGGAAGCGCTTGCGGCCAATTTCACGCTGGTGACGGGCACGCGGCAGATCTTTGTGATCGACCTTGAGAGCGTGCAGACCAGTTGCGGTTGGGGCGTGCCCTTCATGTCGCTGGAAGGCGAACGCGAGACACTCAAGAAAGCGCACAAAGCTTCGACGCCCGAGGAGTGGATGGCGAAGACCGCCTCGCGCACTTCGAGCATTGACGGTCTGCCAACCACGCCCAGCACGCGCTATATTTCGGGCGAGTAG
- a CDS encoding alpha/beta hydrolase, protein MTISGPTSQSFISQRLKLNYFDWGNEEKPPLVLVHGGRDHARSWDWTAEQLAQDWHVVAMDHRGHGDSDWVSDGNYNSNDMVYDLAQLVHQLGRGPVTIVSHSMGGNVSLRYAGMFPDMVTKLVAIEGLGPSPEWKAEQRKTPYPERMREWIEKKRKAAGRSPRKYESIEAAFARMIEENSYLTEAQARHLTIHGVNRNEDGTYSWKFDPHLNVWGVEDVADEFMEATWGAISCPTLLLYGADSWASNPEKDGRIAHFRNAEVIEFEKAGHWLHHDQFDKFMGVLRDFL, encoded by the coding sequence ATGACGATTTCTGGCCCAACATCGCAAAGCTTCATCTCGCAGCGCCTCAAGCTCAATTATTTCGATTGGGGGAATGAGGAAAAGCCGCCGCTCGTGCTCGTTCATGGCGGGCGCGATCATGCGCGGAGCTGGGACTGGACTGCGGAGCAGCTTGCCCAGGACTGGCATGTCGTGGCGATGGATCATCGCGGGCATGGCGACAGCGACTGGGTGTCGGACGGCAACTACAACTCCAACGACATGGTCTATGATCTGGCTCAGCTGGTGCACCAATTGGGACGCGGGCCGGTCACCATTGTTTCGCACTCAATGGGAGGCAATGTTTCGCTGCGCTATGCGGGCATGTTCCCCGATATGGTGACCAAGCTGGTTGCGATTGAAGGTCTCGGACCCTCGCCCGAATGGAAGGCCGAGCAGCGCAAAACGCCTTATCCTGAGCGGATGCGCGAATGGATCGAGAAGAAGCGCAAAGCCGCTGGCCGAAGCCCGCGCAAATATGAAAGCATCGAGGCCGCGTTCGCGCGAATGATCGAGGAAAACTCCTACCTCACCGAGGCGCAGGCGCGGCACCTCACCATTCACGGCGTCAACCGCAACGAGGATGGCACTTACAGTTGGAAGTTCGACCCGCACCTTAATGTCTGGGGCGTCGAAGATGTCGCGGACGAGTTTATGGAGGCAACATGGGGGGCAATTTCCTGCCCCACATTGCTGCTCTATGGTGCGGATAGCTGGGCCTCCAATCCGGAAAAAGACGGGCGGATCGCGCATTTCAGAAATGCCGAAGTGATCGAGTTCGAGAAGGCCGGGCACTGGCTTCACCACGACCAGTTCGACAAATTCATGGGCGTGCTGCGCGACTTCCTGTGA